tagaaaattataaagttaatctctttaaaaaattgattaaaaatgcTTACTTATGACGAAGAAAGTACTTAAACTAAATCAATCCTTCTCGAGACACCCAAAATACAAAGTGTAAAACAGTCAAAACCCTAATATTAATCAAGGATTGGAGAATAGAGCATGCTTCATTATTTGACTCAAACTTTGGATGGGATGACACTACTTGAAAGTGGGTGCCAATCCCATTGATATATGTGTGCCAATGGTCTTATTCACAGCTTTGCCTAAAAAGAAGAGGTTGTTTCTTTTCAGCCATCACATTGAGGATTATTAATGTTTATTCACTTCTAATATTGGCATCTGGATCGTGCTGCATGATATGACCAATGCCTCCCTCCCTTAAGTCCCTTGTACTACTCATATTAGTTAAGAATATTGCATTCTTTTCGATTGGCcatttctttcaaatctttGCAAGATTTTCTATTCGTTTTAGGAAAAAGTTAACCACCAATCTTACCTACTGTTTAGAAAAAAGTCATTTtgttattgttatatatatatatatatatatataaagattatataaaagtaaattttataaaattcgttatatttaatttataataaaaataattttttaatatgtcatatcacatcaaattatgttaatttattgatttatttttatgtaatatttttgttgtaactatttttcttaaaataaactttaaaatatttattatttatttaatattatctaaAATATTTGGAGAACAATTTGAAGGGACGTTGGATTTGAGTAGTTGCAAGTGGCCAGCTGGTTGTCATGTATGTGTGTCTGATGATTTGGTGCTTGGCGAGCACATAATTTAGAAGCAAACTGGGGGTACTGGTGGGGTACCCAGAAGACCAAACCCTCGCTAGTAGAAGCAATCTAGCTTGAATTTGGTGGTGGCATGGGAGTTTCTTTTTGGCCGACAATATATCGTCTTTTCTTGTCCAATCGATTCCGCTATGAATATTATTTGAATGGAGTTTAAAGTTTTCGGCCGGAGTGTGCATGAGAGATGCCTCATCACTAGCTACTTCCCTTTTCCGGCCCTACCTTTTTCCAACCAACTAGAGCATGGAGCCATGCGAGGATGAGCAGGAGCATGACCCATCACCATTTTTGCCCACCATTTCACTGTTTCAGCATCACTTTCCACGCTTAACCCAACTTACTAACTTTCTATCTTTCTGTAATTTTTATAGTTTCCCATGACTTTAAGatggatggagagagagagagagagagagagagagagagagagagaagtttcgCGTTTTTTATAGGGTCAGTGAAACCACATTGAACTGTTGAACTGGGACGAAAATCGTCAGAAGGAGCAAGTTATAAAAACTACAActttctaataaaataaataataatgatacacttcgattcttttttataatttttagaatcatgCGTTAAATTAAGGATACTTATGTAAagtgatattaattttataaattatcttataaaaatatcttttatttaatacatagtTGTATAAAAGAAAGTTGTAATTGTATTATTTTCCTAATAAAATATCGTAACATGATTTTATCTAACAACATTCACATGAGTATCCTCTAAACAACATAAACTCTCCAACCAATCACTGTTCTGTAAAAAAGAGTGGCATTAGACAACAACCACAATGAACCAACAATTGGGCTCGAACCGTTCTGGGGTCTACATGAGGAGTTGGCAACTGatgtaaaaactaaaaagcCCAACTCAAACTCCTGAAGAACCAAGGTTGCGTTATGCGTAAACGTATCTACAGGTGTCAAACCCCAAATCTGATTTCGTGCTGCTTTCACTTagaggtgtcaaatcgtgttaacgggtcgtgtcaaaatatatatattatactatataactcaactctaatccgATCCGTTAAGTTtgtcgtgtcaaaatctcaaaccttaacacgacccgttaacataaCGAGTCGTGttgtgtcaacccgttttgactcattagtgaatattataaaatagattaacaCGATAAAATATGACTTActttaaactatttatgtaaatgggttgaataagtccaaaattaaccaatttgacctgattaaatttaatataattttatataaatttgaaaattacaatatttataaaaactacAAAGCTAACTACaagttcaaaattacaattcaaacaataaaaatatcgaaattaaaattctaacaattttacttttagctataagggtataattgtaattttaacattcttaacgTGTTTTAAGCAATCGTGTtttaacgggttaacccgttttgacccgaacacattaaaattaaatcctaacccgctattatcgtatcATGTTCGTATTAGGTTAACGGATcttgtaacatattgccacccctacagTTTCACccacaaatttaaaatttaaagggGGAGTATTATCCCTGAATCCAAAGGGTACTTTCAAATTTATATGGAAATGGTTCACTCCCTACATATTCGTATTGTTTCCACTTTCGATCATTTCTTCCGGTGACTAAACCATGGTAAGATTTTCCTAGCTTTCACTGTTTAATCTCTTCGGAAAACCAAACTTAATGCACGTAAGATTGAAAAACAATAGTCTATGTTGACATAAGATaagaaatttgtgaataataataaaatgatttatgaatattaataaaattatttaagttaggatattttatgaaattttagaaaatgatagaaaaaagtttgaataaaaatattataaaattaaaattttgttagaatataatattatttttattttaaaatttgaaaaaattaaattatttttatattatttttataagtttagaaaagtcgtaataattaaataataattagattaaaaatttcaagatttgaaatggaaaaatatttatatttatgatatttagATGTTGCGATGAGATAGAATCATCTTACAATATAAACGGGGCCTAAATGTTACCACGAAGAAAGACTATTGTGATAAGTAAATGACCGGATTTCTCCCTTCAAAGATTTCGTTAATCACCATAGCAAGAGCACATGCACTCATTGATTAGAATGTAGGATCTAAAGCGATAGAGaagttttgttatttaattaaaaactgCTACATtcataaagagattatacaaaataaatctacaaattaaTATGGTTTCATGGAatccgttagatttattttataataaagataattttacaatttgacatATCATATCGAGTCATATtagtttatgagtttacttgtatataatctttttgtggctaaagtatcctatttaatttatttatcaagATAAAAGATTTTCTGCTCCTGGACATTCTTGTTACCtctatttttgataagttattCATGTTACCTTGATGGGAAAGAAGTACAATCCCATTATCACACTAGGTCATACGACGCATCGAGGCCATAAACTATATCACAAATAAGACCAGgcagaaaaggagagagaagaagGCTTGATGAAATTCACGCGATAACAACAAGAATATGATTTATAATTCTCAACAAAAACAGTGTCTTTTAAGAagtatttcagatcatttatcGAATTCTCAGAACACACACTCTCGGCCCTAAGTAGATGGAACGGGTTCACTTCTTCACCAAGGCACCTATTATGTAATGACCAAAGTGCAAAGATCTTGGCGCAGCCAACTAGAATTTCTGGATAACCACTGAATTGGCAAGACCGGCTTGCTCAATTGTCTGAGCTGGATCACTTAGAAGCTTGGGAGGGAATCCCATCATCTGAAGATGATAATTCCTAGCACCTCCAGGCCTTGATGCATCAATGAAGGATCGAATGTCATTGATCGTATGATGGTGATTAAAATGTGCTATCATGCGGGTACCATCAGCCAATCTAAGTTGAATGGCAGTTGACGGCAATGTTTCATCCACAACCAGGCCCGTGGAAGGTGTTGGAGCAGAGTTGAAAGGGGCGGAAGCAACAGTTGGCTCGGGTGCCGCTGGAGCAGAGCTGCTACCTAGAGTTCTTCCCACACCCTGAAATGGAACATGGCGCCTCTCTGGTTCCTGCACAAAAAGAAAGGGGGAGATGGTAAATTTCATGTCCGCTACTGGACCTTATAGATAGAACCAACGAGATTCCACTGCATCGGAGAGCACGTAGATACATTAAAAGATACACTACAATTTCACAACTGTAATACCATGACCAGGGGCAATAGCCTTTGAGTGATGGTTctgtaaaattctttttttgatCGGAAAGCTGTACATCAGCAGAGATTACATGCAACTGACATTGGTTCACTAAATTTTTTACCAGTTGAGACCAAATAATTTGACTCTGGTGGCATATAATGACAGAGAAAGGGATGgacaaattaaatattttaaaacagtaCTCACAGGGcagttttcatttcttcttattAGATTGACATGAACAGAGGACCTCCTATCTGCAGGTTCAAGCTCTTTAGGGCACTCAGACTTTCTGATACTCTGCATTGAGATGTCACCAAACATGTAGAAGAGTGAGAGAAATCCACTGCTGATGCCAGGGTTAATGGTTACCCGATGAACAGAAAAAGAAGCTACAATGTAAAGTCGAGTATCAACAGTCAATCTGCATGATTACCACTCAAATTCATTCACATTAACTCAGTAAGAACAAGGGAAAGATAAAGACGGCATGCAACATATAAACCTGcaatagattattatttttttggttcattacAATAAACAGATGCTGAAAAAACAAACAGAAGCCATCCACCTGTAGCAGAAATTATGATGGCCgcttctgtttctgtttcttgtttttttttttttcttcaaagaattcaaaaccACGATGGCTATTACCTCTAAGAAAGCTGCATTTTCAGGATCGTCCAAACTCCTCAAAGGGCCGTCATTTACCGTGAAACCATTACTCCAGAAAACAATGTTGTGAACAACGTTCTCAGGCTGCTGAGGAGCAGTTTGTACAGTTTCCCCTGAAAGTAGTCTACCAGTTCCTGTAAAATTGCTTGAGCTTGAAGAGGGACGGAGTTGTTCAACAGGCCCTTCAACTGCTCCCAGTTGCCTAGCTTGATTAAAGATTGCATCCACATCATTGGCCTTTGAAGGATCTTGGACGAGCATCCCACTGCAATTAATAATATTCCAGATGTTAGCATACAATAACCATTTCTACACCTGCAATACAACTCTATCATGTTATCTTCTACTATATCAGCagaaaaaacttagaaaatccAATACTATGAAAATCATGCCAGCTTGCATCTGTAAATTGAGCAAATCATGTCAATGGAGCCAGTATTGGTGTCAAATCCTGTGCAACCATAACACTTCACAACTTCAGCATTCGTTTTGCAGCAAATGCCCATACACTACCCAGCAGTGATTCTATGGAAACATACTCTTTAATCCTGGATTTTCATAAATTCTCTGATGCagtaaaaataagaatataccGTTGAGCAACTGTCTGGAACTAAATTTTCCACTTGCCGCTTGgtatctccctccctccccaaTATTCTCTCTCCCTTCCCCTTCCATTCTTTCCCTAATTTCTTGATTTCTTTCAATCATTCCTCACTTAAAACCTTGTATTGGATGCATCTACTCTCATCTCTTCTCTCCTTTTATTTTCCGAATTTAAAATTTCCTCGAATATTAACGCTTCGGTTTTTTCCCTTTTCGTCTCGATAGCTTTAATTTTAGCAGCTAAACAAAGGAAAACATGCTCTGATTATAACTTCTTTGGATGTGTGTGCGTGATAGATTTGGTTTCATCAAGTTTTATAAAGAGCCTGAACCGAAAGTATCGAGTGTGAGCAGCGATCTCAACGTCCTCGACTTAATGATCCTTGATACCATGTCTTTCGAGGAGCTTTTGGGCCATTGCAACAAGAATTACAAGAAGAATCAGAGTGATCTTTCTAAGCTCCAAGACCGCCTCAAGAGGTTAGGATACTATG
This sequence is a window from Carya illinoinensis cultivar Pawnee chromosome 9, C.illinoinensisPawnee_v1, whole genome shotgun sequence. Protein-coding genes within it:
- the LOC122277626 gene encoding plant UBX domain-containing protein 4; this translates as MASRDKKPSKPSSSRTGGIRTLSDLNRPSADSDSDSDGPQEYYTGGEKSGMLVQDPSKANDVDAIFNQARQLGAVEGPVEQLRPSSSSSNFTGTGRLLSGETVQTAPQQPENVVHNIVFWSNGFTVNDGPLRSLDDPENAAFLESIRKSECPKELEPADRRSSVHVNLIRRNENCPEPERRHVPFQGVGRTLGSSSAPAAPEPTVASAPFNSAPTPSTGLVVDETLPSTAIQLRLADGTRMIAHFNHHHTINDIRSFIDASRPGGARNYHLQMMGFPPKLLSDPAQTIEQAGLANSVVIQKF